The Microcoleus sp. AS-A8 genome has a window encoding:
- a CDS encoding non-ribosomal peptide synthetase, with amino-acid sequence MQGLSIEGFRLSPQQKRLWILQQRVHSQPYRVQCTVLIEGNLNTQILESALQKVIEKYEILRTNFQALPGMDFPLQVITANSQPVVRYHDLSCLSPEEQHAKIEALFNASNQLLFDFEQGSVVDISLVILAPNKHILLVSLPAMNSDAASIENLVREISRFYAAELQNQELEDEPLQYVDIAEWQNELFEGEEAVVGREYWRKKNFSDLAKWQLPYENQPAVKPGFVPEFINLAFDSKTVAKLEEIAQNYGTSISVLLEACWHILLWRLTGRSDIVAGRYCKGRNYEELESALGLLAKYLPVNSHLEDKFKFLDVLKQIDESINDAFKWQESFTWEQIPAENEKDLNSSFFPFCFEFDEQPKRYSATGVSFSIYKQYVCVEPFKVKLSCIRQDNSVIAEFHYDSTLFQVEDVERLARYFQTLLISVAEKPEAAIGELEILSECDRKQLLVEFNNTQANYPKHLCIHQLIEQQAARTPDNIAVVFENQQLTYAQLNTRANQLAHHLQTLGVGAETIVALCVERSLDMLVGLLGILKAGAAYLPLDPIVPIDRLSYMVQDAGASVILTQQDLAQRFSEQATPLICLDSDWEVIAQQPDENPLSKATPENLVYVIYTSGSTGKPKGVAVEHRQLLNYLYGILERLDLPEGTSFATVSTFAADLGNTAIFPALCTGGCLHIISHERATSPEALVEYCESHRIDCLKIVPSHLNALLTASHPEQILPKQYLILGGEVLSWQLVEKIRQYVPSCQILNHYGPTETTVGVLTYPVHERMRDKSETVPLGRAIANTQVYILDHYLQPVPIGVAGELYIGGDSVARGYLNQPQLTADKFITIEHLGRQDAHPTRVYKTGDLARYLPDGNIEFLGRVDDQVKIRGFRVELGEISSLLAQHPSVRESVVLVREDEPGNQRLVAYILPHPDAKPVVSNLKDFLQEQLPDYMIPTAFVLLDAFPLTPNGKIDRLALPAPDSARFNLKEYVAPQTPIEEVLADIWADILKIERVGIHDNFFDLGGHSLLATQLISRVHKILRAQLTLRDLFEEPTIANLSKILIANEAKPGQTEKIALTLKKIKTMSAEEKKKLLAQKKKEGVRV; translated from the coding sequence ATGCAGGGGCTATCGATAGAGGGGTTTCGACTTTCCCCTCAGCAAAAGCGTTTGTGGATACTACAGCAACGTGTACACAGTCAACCTTATCGCGTTCAATGTACTGTTCTCATTGAGGGGAATCTCAATACACAAATTTTAGAGTCAGCCTTACAAAAGGTTATTGAAAAATACGAGATTCTTCGCACTAACTTTCAGGCGTTGCCGGGGATGGACTTTCCCCTACAAGTCATCACCGCTAACAGCCAACCAGTCGTTCGTTACCATGATTTGAGTTGTTTATCGCCTGAAGAACAACACGCTAAAATTGAGGCACTATTTAACGCCAGTAATCAGCTACTTTTTGACTTCGAGCAGGGTTCTGTTGTAGATATTTCTCTAGTCATTCTTGCGCCCAATAAGCATATATTGCTGGTTAGCTTACCAGCTATGAACTCGGATGCGGCAAGTATCGAGAATCTTGTGCGTGAAATCAGCCGCTTTTATGCAGCAGAGTTGCAGAATCAGGAATTGGAAGATGAGCCATTACAGTATGTTGATATTGCTGAATGGCAAAATGAATTGTTTGAAGGCGAAGAAGCGGTAGTTGGAAGAGAGTATTGGCGGAAAAAGAATTTTTCTGATTTGGCAAAGTGGCAGCTTCCTTATGAAAATCAGCCTGCCGTAAAGCCAGGATTTGTACCTGAATTTATTAACTTAGCATTCGACTCCAAGACTGTCGCCAAGCTGGAAGAGATTGCTCAAAACTACGGCACTTCAATTTCTGTCCTTCTGGAAGCTTGCTGGCATATCTTGCTCTGGCGTCTTACCGGACGGTCAGATATTGTTGCTGGCAGGTATTGTAAGGGGCGGAATTATGAAGAACTAGAGTCTGCGTTAGGGCTGTTAGCTAAATATTTACCTGTTAATAGTCATTTAGAAGATAAATTTAAATTCCTTGATGTATTAAAACAAATTGATGAATCGATAAACGATGCCTTTAAATGGCAGGAATCATTTACTTGGGAACAAATTCCAGCAGAGAATGAAAAAGACTTAAATTCATCGTTTTTTCCCTTTTGTTTTGAATTCGATGAACAGCCGAAGCGGTATTCTGCTACTGGCGTATCGTTTTCTATTTACAAACAATATGTTTGTGTTGAACCGTTTAAAGTGAAACTCTCCTGTATTCGTCAGGATAATTCTGTAATCGCGGAATTTCACTACGATTCAACGTTATTTCAGGTAGAAGATGTTGAACGCTTGGCAAGATACTTTCAAACCTTGTTGATAAGTGTCGCAGAAAAGCCTGAAGCTGCTATTGGTGAGTTGGAGATTTTGAGTGAGTGCGATCGCAAACAACTGCTCGTCGAATTCAACAACACCCAGGCCAATTATCCCAAACACCTTTGCATCCATCAATTAATCGAGCAGCAGGCAGCACGCACCCCTGACAACATTGCCGTTGTCTTTGAAAACCAACAACTGACTTACGCCCAACTCAATACCCGTGCCAATCAACTCGCCCATCACCTGCAAACGTTAGGCGTTGGTGCTGAAACGATTGTGGCGCTGTGCGTAGAGCGTTCCCTGGATATGCTCGTTGGTTTATTGGGAATTCTCAAAGCAGGTGCAGCTTACCTCCCATTAGACCCTATCGTTCCAATCGATCGCCTTTCTTACATGGTGCAAGATGCTGGGGCATCTGTCATCTTGACCCAACAGGACTTAGCTCAAAGGTTCTCCGAACAAGCAACACCGCTCATCTGTTTGGACAGCGACTGGGAGGTTATTGCTCAGCAACCGGATGAGAATCCACTCAGTAAAGCAACGCCTGAGAATTTAGTGTATGTAATTTACACTTCAGGCTCAACCGGAAAGCCTAAAGGTGTTGCTGTCGAGCATCGTCAACTCCTCAATTACCTATACGGTATCTTAGAAAGACTAGATTTGCCGGAGGGTACTAGCTTTGCAACGGTTTCTACCTTTGCGGCAGATTTAGGGAACACGGCTATTTTCCCAGCCTTGTGTACAGGTGGATGTTTACACATCATCTCGCACGAACGGGCAACGAGTCCGGAGGCATTAGTAGAGTATTGTGAAAGTCATCGGATTGACTGTCTTAAAATTGTCCCTTCTCACTTAAACGCTCTTTTGACAGCTTCCCACCCGGAGCAGATTTTGCCGAAACAGTATCTGATTTTGGGGGGTGAAGTGCTGAGTTGGCAGTTAGTTGAGAAAATTCGGCAGTACGTACCTAGTTGTCAAATCCTCAACCATTACGGGCCAACTGAAACGACTGTCGGTGTCTTGACTTATCCTGTCCATGAGCGAATGAGGGATAAATCTGAGACAGTACCCTTAGGGCGTGCGATCGCAAACACCCAAGTTTATATTCTCGACCATTACCTGCAACCTGTACCCATCGGGGTGGCTGGTGAGCTGTACATTGGTGGGGATAGTGTGGCGCGGGGCTATCTCAATCAACCGCAACTAACGGCTGACAAGTTTATTACCATCGAGCATTTGGGCAGGCAGGATGCCCACCCCACAAGAGTTTACAAAACTGGGGACTTGGCTCGTTATCTCCCAGATGGCAATATTGAGTTTTTGGGTCGGGTAGATGACCAAGTCAAGATTCGGGGTTTCAGAGTTGAGTTAGGAGAGATTTCATCCCTACTTGCTCAACATCCCAGTGTCAGGGAGAGTGTAGTTCTGGTTCGGGAAGATGAACCGGGAAATCAGCGTTTAGTTGCTTATATTCTCCCCCATCCCGATGCTAAACCTGTCGTCAGCAACTTAAAAGACTTCTTGCAAGAACAGTTGCCCGACTACATGATACCCACTGCCTTTGTACTGTTAGATGCTTTTCCGCTAACGCCCAATGGCAAAATAGACCGCCTTGCCTTGCCTGCGCCAGACAGCGCTAGATTCAATTTAAAAGAATATGTAGCTCCTCAAACCCCCATTGAAGAAGTGCTAGCTGATATCTGGGCTGACATCCTGAAAATCGAACGAGTGGGAATTCATGACAATTTCTTCGACTTGGGTGGACATTCCTTGCTAGCCACTCAATTGATATCGCGGGTACATAAAATCTTACGAGCGCAATTAACTCTGCGCGACTTATTTGAAGAACCAACGATCGCAAATCTGTCAAAAATCCTCATCGCCAATGAAGCCAAACCGGGGCAGACAGAAAAGATTGCTCTCACTCTAAAGAAGATTAAGACGATGTCTGCCGAAGAGAAGAAAAAACTTCTAGCTCAGAAGAAGAAAGAAGGAGTTCGCGTCTAA
- a CDS encoding non-ribosomal peptide synthetase: protein MHPTNSPNPTALSADELELLDFLLEDEDIEVSVTQTISRRENLEEAPLSFAQARLWFLDQLEPGSSAYNIPAAVRLVGVLNGAVLEQSLNAIIQRHEILRTRFVLVDEQPVQVITPTLTVTLPVVDLQQLTDPEAEIQRLAAQEAEQPFDLTKGPLLRVTLLKLGETEHILLFTIHHIIFDAWSREVLIRELATLYESFSRGQSALLPELPIQYADFAYWQRQWLQGEVLEQQLTYWKQHLGGNLPVLQLPSDRLRRCPLGNRARPPVQTFRGATQEFEVTAPLTEKLKQLGQSEGVTLFMTLLAAFETLLYRYTNQEDICVGSPISNRNRSEIEPLIGFFLNTLVLRTDLSGNPPFQELLARVRQVALDAYTHQDLPFEVLVEALQPERSLSHTPLFQVMFILQTAPLEPLELPGVTLTPLKMPGVTAKFDLTLYLRETEQGLTGAFEYSTDLFDEATIARMVEHFQSLLEGIVANPAQRLSELPLLTEAEQYQLLLEWNNTHSEYPQDQCIHQLFAAQVERTPDAVAVVFEDEHLTYRQLNERANQLAHYLQQLGVWPEVLVGICVERSLEMVVGLLGILKAGGAYVPLDPAYPPDRLAFMLEDAQVSVLLTQENLVAALPKHQAKVVCLDADWEGISQASDDPSTNTATPENLAYIIYTSGSTGKPKGVQIPHSALVNFLTAMRQTTGLNERDILLSVTTLSFDIAALELYLPLIMGACTVIVSREVAADGTQLLKRLYGTKGTIMQATPATWRLLLAAGWQQNYPLKILCGGEALSRELANQLLEQGTEVWNLYGPTETTVWSAAYKVESKEGIVAIGRPIANTEFYVLDSHQQLVPVGVPGELYIGGAGLARGYLNRVELTAEKFITVEHLGGEDAHPTRLYKTGDLVRYRPDGTLEYLGRIDDQVKVRGFRIELGEVEAALSQHPAVRETAIALREHEPGNSSLVAYAVLHPEQTLTITELRQFLEAKLPKYMVPSALVLLEALPLTPNGKVNRRALPAPDWSQRNSEQAYTAPHTPVEQVIADIWGEVLGVQQVGIDDNFFELGGHSLSATQLISRLRNVFQLELPLRHIFEYPTVASLGKAIAKLQQSKDDVQVSPLQPISRNGNLPLSFTQQRLWFLDQLEPNNTTYNMPAAVRLMGAIDIAALEQSFNEIVRRHEVLRTTFIVADGQPVQVITPTLTLTIPVVDLQALPETERDAEVLRLAKREAQLPFNLTKGSLLRVTLLKLSASEHILLFTIHHIICDGWSLGIFIREFTTLYDAFSQGKPSPLPELPIQYADFAHWQNQWLQGDVLENLLSYWQRQLAGAPSTLALPMQQQRPAVQSFRGETQSFQLSVATTEQLQILSRQAGVTLFMILLAAFQTLLHRYTHQDDIVVGTDVANRNRHETESLIGFFVNLLVMRTDLSGNPSFRELLERVREVALGAYAHQDLPFAKLVEALRPERNSSHTPLFQVLFVLQNAPLPALELSGLTVTPIEMNTGITRFDLALFMEETEQGIIGTWKYSTDLFEKSAIARLSGHLETLLSSIVKDPDTRIDTLEMLSEAEKQKQLAEQTQRDKAKFNKFKAIKPKAVSLPQKQLIKTSFLQPEQSLPLVIEPDSDEIDLADWASSHREFIETNLLKHGAILFRGFNLNSAADFENVANAIHPNLFGEYGDLPREGVSGKVYGSTPYPPDKAILFHNESSHLHRWPLKIWFFCVQPAQQGGETPILDCRKIYQLLNPKLREKFEKKQLMYVRNYIEGLDVSWQDFFHTTDKTEVENYCRQAGMEFEWLENNGLKTRKIRPAVAGHPKTGELVFFNQLQLHHVSCLDSVVRQSLLSLFGEDKLPRNVYYGDGTPIEDSVMAEIGAIYQENQISFYWQKGDILMLDNMLTSHSRNPYVGSRKIVVAMGELITNANV from the coding sequence ATGCATCCAACCAATTCTCCAAATCCGACTGCGCTTTCTGCCGATGAGCTTGAGCTTCTCGATTTCCTCCTTGAGGATGAAGACATCGAAGTCTCTGTGACGCAGACGATTTCCCGCAGAGAAAATTTAGAGGAAGCGCCTCTCTCCTTTGCTCAAGCTAGGCTGTGGTTTTTAGATCAACTGGAACCCGGTAGTTCTGCTTACAACATACCCGCTGCTGTGCGTTTGGTTGGGGTACTCAATGGGGCGGTGCTAGAGCAGAGTTTGAATGCCATTATCCAGCGTCACGAAATCTTACGCACGAGGTTTGTACTGGTAGACGAGCAACCCGTCCAAGTCATCACCCCAACCCTGACTGTAACGCTGCCAGTGGTAGATTTGCAGCAACTTACTGACCCGGAAGCCGAAATTCAGCGGCTTGCTGCCCAAGAGGCTGAGCAACCCTTCGACCTCACCAAAGGGCCGTTGCTACGAGTCACGCTGCTGAAATTAGGCGAGACAGAGCATATACTCCTGTTTACCATTCACCATATCATCTTCGATGCTTGGTCAAGAGAGGTACTGATTCGGGAACTGGCAACGCTTTATGAAAGCTTCTCCCGTGGACAATCTGCCCTCCTGCCTGAACTTCCTATCCAATACGCTGACTTCGCATACTGGCAACGGCAGTGGTTGCAAGGGGAAGTACTCGAACAACAACTAACTTACTGGAAGCAACATTTAGGGGGCAACCTCCCCGTGTTGCAACTCCCTAGCGATCGGCTTCGCCGGTGCCCCTTGGGCAATCGCGCACGACCCCCTGTTCAAACGTTCCGGGGAGCTACCCAGGAGTTTGAGGTAACAGCACCTCTGACTGAAAAACTCAAACAGCTAGGCCAGTCCGAAGGCGTTACTCTGTTTATGACTTTGCTGGCGGCATTTGAGACACTCCTCTACCGCTATACCAACCAAGAGGACATCTGTGTAGGCTCACCGATTTCCAATCGTAACCGCAGCGAGATCGAACCCCTGATTGGTTTTTTTCTCAATACTCTGGTATTACGCACCGACTTATCAGGCAATCCTCCGTTTCAAGAGTTATTGGCACGGGTGCGGCAAGTCGCTTTAGACGCTTATACTCATCAAGACCTTCCTTTCGAGGTACTGGTAGAAGCTCTACAGCCAGAGCGTTCCCTATCGCACACGCCATTGTTCCAGGTCATGTTTATCTTACAAACTGCACCCTTGGAGCCTCTGGAACTGCCAGGAGTTACCCTCACTCCCTTGAAAATGCCCGGAGTGACGGCAAAGTTTGATTTGACTTTATATCTCAGGGAAACTGAGCAGGGATTAACGGGAGCATTTGAATACAGCACCGATTTATTCGACGAGGCGACCATTGCGCGGATGGTGGAACATTTCCAAAGCTTGCTCGAAGGTATCGTTGCCAATCCCGCTCAACGTCTCTCAGAATTGCCACTCTTGACGGAAGCTGAACAGTATCAATTACTGCTGGAGTGGAATAACACTCACTCCGAGTATCCTCAAGACCAGTGTATTCATCAACTCTTTGCAGCCCAAGTCGAACGGACACCCGATGCTGTCGCCGTTGTCTTTGAAGATGAACATTTGACCTATCGACAGCTCAACGAGCGGGCAAATCAGCTAGCGCATTACCTACAGCAGCTAGGAGTATGGCCAGAGGTACTGGTGGGGATTTGTGTAGAGCGATCGCTCGAAATGGTAGTCGGACTTTTGGGCATCCTCAAAGCGGGTGGAGCTTACGTCCCTCTCGATCCAGCTTATCCCCCAGATCGCTTGGCGTTCATGCTCGAAGATGCCCAAGTTTCAGTGCTGCTCACTCAGGAGAACTTGGTCGCTGCGTTACCGAAACATCAAGCTAAGGTTGTATGTCTAGATGCCGACTGGGAAGGTATTAGTCAAGCCAGCGATGACCCTAGCACCAACACGGCAACCCCCGAAAACTTAGCCTATATCATCTACACGTCCGGCTCTACTGGCAAACCCAAAGGCGTACAAATTCCCCACAGTGCCTTAGTGAACTTTCTCACAGCAATGCGCCAGACGACCGGGCTAAATGAGAGAGATATCCTTTTATCTGTCACCACACTCTCATTTGATATTGCCGCACTGGAATTGTACCTACCGCTGATTATGGGGGCTTGCACCGTTATTGTTAGCCGTGAAGTTGCTGCTGACGGCACCCAATTATTAAAACGCCTGTATGGCACAAAAGGAACAATTATGCAAGCTACTCCCGCTACTTGGCGGCTATTATTAGCGGCGGGATGGCAGCAGAACTATCCCCTAAAAATCCTCTGCGGAGGTGAGGCTCTATCGCGCGAACTTGCCAATCAGTTGCTCGAACAGGGGACTGAAGTCTGGAACTTATACGGCCCAACAGAAACAACGGTTTGGTCAGCCGCTTATAAAGTAGAGTCTAAAGAGGGTATTGTTGCGATCGGGCGACCGATCGCTAACACTGAATTTTACGTTCTCGACTCCCATCAGCAGTTAGTTCCCGTAGGGGTTCCCGGTGAATTGTACATCGGTGGTGCTGGGTTAGCTCGTGGTTATCTCAACCGAGTCGAACTGACGGCAGAAAAATTTATTACTGTAGAGCATTTGGGCGGCGAGGATGCCCACCCCACAAGGCTTTACAAAACGGGAGATTTGGTGCGCTACCGACCCGATGGAACGCTGGAGTATCTGGGACGGATTGACGATCAAGTTAAAGTCCGGGGTTTTCGCATTGAGTTGGGAGAAGTTGAAGCGGCACTCAGTCAACACCCCGCAGTAAGAGAAACAGCGATCGCACTTCGGGAGCATGAACCCGGAAATTCGTCCTTAGTTGCCTATGCCGTCCTGCACCCAGAGCAGACTTTAACGATAACCGAGTTGCGCCAATTTTTGGAGGCAAAGCTACCGAAGTACATGGTGCCATCTGCGTTAGTACTGCTCGAAGCGCTACCTCTGACACCCAATGGCAAGGTGAACCGCCGCGCACTGCCAGCGCCAGATTGGTCGCAACGCAACTCAGAGCAGGCTTATACTGCACCTCACACCCCCGTTGAGCAGGTTATCGCTGACATCTGGGGAGAAGTGCTAGGTGTTCAGCAGGTGGGGATTGATGACAACTTCTTTGAGCTTGGGGGGCATTCCTTATCGGCAACTCAGCTAATTTCCAGGTTGCGAAATGTTTTCCAACTCGAACTGCCTTTGCGCCATATCTTTGAGTATCCTACAGTGGCAAGTTTGGGGAAAGCGATCGCAAAATTGCAGCAATCCAAAGATGATGTACAGGTTTCGCCTCTACAACCCATCTCTCGCAATGGCAACCTGCCCCTTTCCTTTACCCAACAACGATTGTGGTTCCTCGATCAGTTGGAGCCAAACAACACCACCTATAATATGCCTGCTGCGGTACGTCTGATGGGTGCGATCGACATTGCAGCACTAGAGCAGAGTTTCAACGAAATCGTGCGGCGTCACGAAGTCTTGCGTACCACCTTTATCGTTGCTGATGGGCAACCCGTTCAGGTTATCACCCCAACTTTGACCCTAACCATTCCGGTGGTGGACTTGCAAGCGTTACCGGAAACCGAACGAGACGCTGAAGTTCTGCGACTGGCAAAGCGAGAAGCTCAATTACCCTTTAACTTAACCAAGGGTTCATTGCTGCGAGTCACGCTGCTGAAATTGAGTGCATCGGAACACATCCTCCTGTTCACAATTCACCATATCATCTGCGATGGTTGGTCGCTGGGAATATTCATCCGAGAGTTCACCACGCTTTACGACGCCTTTTCTCAGGGAAAACCATCACCCCTACCAGAACTCCCCATCCAGTATGCTGACTTTGCTCACTGGCAGAATCAGTGGTTACAGGGAGATGTGTTGGAAAACTTGCTGTCTTACTGGCAGCGACAACTCGCAGGTGCGCCTTCAACGCTAGCACTACCGATGCAGCAACAGCGCCCTGCCGTTCAGAGCTTCCGAGGCGAAACCCAATCGTTCCAACTCTCTGTTGCCACAACCGAACAACTCCAAATTCTCAGCCGCCAAGCAGGGGTTACCCTGTTCATGATTCTACTGGCAGCCTTTCAAACCCTGCTACACCGCTACACCCATCAAGATGATATTGTCGTAGGCACCGATGTGGCCAATCGCAACCGCCACGAAACTGAATCCCTCATCGGGTTTTTTGTCAACCTCTTAGTCATGCGGACTGACTTATCTGGCAATCCCAGTTTTCGGGAGTTACTTGAACGGGTGCGCGAAGTCGCCTTAGGAGCCTATGCTCACCAAGACTTACCCTTCGCCAAGTTAGTAGAGGCTTTACGTCCAGAGCGAAATTCAAGTCATACGCCACTATTCCAAGTATTGTTTGTGCTGCAAAATGCTCCCTTGCCAGCATTAGAGCTTTCCGGTTTAACCGTTACGCCAATAGAGATGAATACCGGAATCACTAGATTTGACTTAGCTCTATTTATGGAAGAAACAGAGCAAGGAATTATTGGGACTTGGAAATACAGTACTGACTTGTTTGAAAAATCTGCGATCGCTCGCCTTTCAGGTCATCTTGAGACATTACTTAGCAGCATTGTCAAAGACCCCGATACTCGAATTGATACCTTAGAAATGTTAAGTGAAGCTGAAAAACAAAAACAACTTGCCGAACAAACCCAGCGCGACAAAGCAAAGTTCAACAAATTCAAAGCCATTAAACCCAAAGCGGTCAGTTTACCCCAAAAGCAATTAATCAAAACTAGTTTTCTTCAACCCGAACAATCCCTACCTTTAGTCATTGAACCGGATAGCGATGAAATCGACTTAGCCGACTGGGCAAGTAGCCACCGAGAATTCATCGAAACTAACTTGCTCAAACACGGAGCTATCTTATTCCGAGGATTTAATCTCAATTCTGCTGCCGATTTTGAAAACGTGGCTAATGCCATTCACCCGAATTTGTTCGGAGAGTATGGAGACTTACCTCGCGAAGGAGTTAGCGGTAAAGTTTACGGTTCCACCCCTTATCCACCCGATAAAGCCATCCTCTTCCACAATGAAAGTTCTCACTTGCACCGCTGGCCCCTAAAAATCTGGTTCTTCTGTGTCCAACCCGCACAGCAAGGGGGAGAAACTCCTATTCTTGATTGTCGAAAAATCTATCAACTCCTCAATCCAAAGTTGCGAGAAAAATTCGAGAAAAAGCAATTGATGTACGTTCGTAACTACATTGAGGGCTTAGATGTCAGTTGGCAAGATTTCTTCCACACCACCGACAAAACCGAAGTTGAAAACTACTGCCGTCAAGCAGGAATGGAATTTGAGTGGCTAGAGAACAATGGCTTGAAAACTCGCAAAATTCGCCCCGCAGTAGCGGGGCATCCCAAAACTGGGGAGTTGGTATTTTTCAATCAACTTCAGTTACACCATGTATCCTGCTTAGACTCAGTCGTTCGCCAATCGCTGCTGTCTTTATTTGGGGAAGATAAGCTACCGCGCAATGTTTATTACGGTGATGGAACTCCCATTGAAGATTCAGTAATGGCAGAAATTGGAGCCATCTATCAAGAAAATCAAATTAGTTTTTACTGGCAGAAAGGGGACATCTTGATGTTGGATAATATGCTGACTTCCCACAGCCGCAATCCTTATGTCGGTTCCCGCAAAATTGTTGTCGCGATGGGAGAATTGATAACTAATGCGAACGTTTAG